From a region of the Nitrospira sp. genome:
- a CDS encoding TonB-dependent receptor, whose product MAGRIRGVGGRAVCLLAIGLVCGWSTHAQAQEIETAVPVQDAPASGAREEGQGASVQSGETPKAKPVKIPEVMVKDVHERNEPDQESVKDIAGSVNVVTREEIQRARPKNADEMLRRIPGVNVLDEYGQGLRPNIGIRGMDPRRSKNILLLMDDIPIQPALFGDASTYYMVPIERIDHIEVIKGGASVLYSPNTQGGLINFIRKGIPTTPTFSTTNTFGSFNLFQSDTQYGGHWGNFGAQLGYVRRQSDGFRDRSKSQLDDFTMRFEGNPDDRTRITTNISWYDETTQTPGSITPTQYRNDRTLAGKPNDEFKGQRGAIDVTASREIDAHNTAKIIVYGNVFERNWYIQDQAANGTLLSTSTNFLRKFNVFGVMPQHQFKFSFFGLDQQITSGVRYHAERLTDITGIGTAGSKISRTTNNADLESVAYAAYTETAIRLTEALTISPGIRWEQVNQSRETMNAIPPAAQPNFKSYKTTQGLIYGTGVKYQLTPDSMLFGHVHTTFRPPTFANAVDPTSGTTQDLSAERALSSDVGIRSILVPGVSAEVALFRTEFSNQIVQQGSQFVNAGKTLMEGIESTVSLDWGEIVRPLQGFVTRGSITLLRPKSLFGATDGKDLPYAPRMTFYGLVGYYHPTGASIEADAMYVAQQFTDGANTQTENALGTTGAIPSYTIWNLRLNYAPPKAKWAIFAGVRNLTDESFIAQRTTGSFLGIQPGEIRNFYGGVSWRF is encoded by the coding sequence ATGGCGGGACGTATCCGGGGCGTGGGTGGAAGAGCGGTGTGTCTGTTGGCAATAGGACTGGTATGCGGCTGGAGCACCCATGCTCAGGCTCAAGAGATAGAGACTGCGGTTCCTGTCCAGGATGCGCCGGCGTCCGGTGCGAGGGAAGAAGGACAGGGCGCATCGGTCCAATCCGGGGAAACGCCGAAAGCTAAGCCGGTAAAGATTCCCGAAGTGATGGTGAAAGATGTCCATGAACGAAACGAGCCGGATCAGGAGTCGGTCAAGGACATCGCGGGCTCGGTCAATGTCGTCACCCGCGAGGAAATTCAGCGCGCCAGGCCGAAGAACGCAGACGAAATGCTGAGGCGCATCCCCGGTGTCAACGTGCTGGACGAATATGGCCAGGGCCTGCGGCCGAATATCGGCATCCGGGGCATGGACCCTCGTCGCAGCAAGAATATTCTCCTGCTGATGGACGATATTCCCATACAACCGGCCCTGTTCGGCGATGCCTCGACCTATTACATGGTCCCGATTGAGCGGATCGACCATATCGAAGTGATCAAAGGAGGCGCGTCGGTTCTCTATTCACCGAATACCCAGGGTGGCTTGATTAATTTCATTCGGAAAGGGATTCCCACGACACCGACCTTTTCTACGACGAACACATTCGGCAGTTTCAATTTGTTTCAATCGGATACCCAGTACGGGGGCCATTGGGGAAATTTTGGCGCGCAGCTCGGATATGTCCGTCGCCAGTCAGACGGCTTTAGAGATCGGAGCAAATCGCAGTTGGATGATTTCACAATGCGATTCGAAGGGAATCCTGACGATCGGACGCGCATTACGACGAATATTTCCTGGTACGACGAAACGACGCAGACGCCTGGAAGTATCACCCCCACGCAATACCGGAACGATCGCACGCTGGCGGGCAAACCAAACGATGAATTCAAGGGACAGCGTGGAGCGATCGACGTGACCGCAAGCCGGGAGATCGATGCCCACAACACGGCCAAGATCATCGTATACGGCAACGTCTTCGAGCGGAACTGGTATATCCAGGACCAAGCCGCCAACGGCACGCTGCTCTCCACCAGCACGAACTTTTTGCGCAAGTTCAATGTCTTCGGCGTGATGCCGCAACATCAATTCAAATTTTCGTTCTTTGGATTGGATCAACAGATCACCTCCGGCGTTCGGTATCACGCTGAACGCCTGACCGACATCACCGGCATCGGCACGGCCGGCTCGAAGATCAGCCGTACGACGAACAACGCCGATCTGGAATCGGTGGCGTATGCCGCCTATACCGAGACGGCGATTCGCCTGACCGAAGCGCTCACCATTTCTCCGGGGATCCGGTGGGAGCAGGTGAATCAAAGCCGCGAGACGATGAACGCGATCCCTCCGGCGGCGCAGCCGAATTTCAAAAGCTACAAGACCACGCAAGGCCTGATCTACGGGACCGGGGTGAAATATCAACTCACCCCGGACAGCATGTTGTTCGGTCACGTCCATACGACATTCCGGCCGCCGACCTTCGCCAATGCGGTCGATCCCACGAGCGGCACCACTCAAGACCTCTCCGCTGAGCGCGCGTTGAGTTCAGATGTCGGCATTCGGTCCATTCTCGTGCCGGGTGTGAGCGCAGAAGTCGCGCTGTTTCGCACCGAATTCAGCAATCAGATCGTCCAGCAGGGGAGCCAATTCGTGAATGCCGGCAAAACATTGATGGAGGGAATCGAGAGCACTGTCAGCCTCGATTGGGGTGAGATCGTTCGCCCACTGCAAGGCTTTGTCACCAGAGGCAGCATCACACTCTTGCGGCCGAAATCCCTCTTCGGAGCGACGGACGGGAAAGACCTGCCTTATGCGCCGCGCATGACGTTCTACGGCTTGGTGGGATATTACCACCCGACCGGTGCGTCGATTGAAGCCGATGCGATGTATGTCGCGCAACAGTTTACCGATGGCGCGAATACCCAAACGGAAAATGCTTTGGGCACGACCGGTGCCATTCCGTCGTATACGATTTGGAATTTGCGGCTCAATTATGCTCCACCGAAGGCGAAGTGGGCCATTTTCGCCGGCGTGCGCAACCTGACGGATGAATCATTCATCGCGCAACGGACCACCGGCAGCTTCCTCGGTATTCAGCCCGGTGAAATCCGGAATTTCTACGGCGGTGTTTCGTGGAGATTCTAA
- a CDS encoding TonB family protein produces MSQIALSENIAHGRGTRSGGWLISLMLHGGLVALAMQAVMEVKPHRQPETFRWDVALQPAPTPSPVAAEPVPSPQPVSEPPQPKKPVSRPVSQPSPAPAPQVVERTAVVQTVQATQVAPRVVERSTPQERQAVVTEVQPVASQPVHEAVAVVSQAQEVVQQDSHDMVQPVETQMVTAQSSDAVQQSAVPVETSATAVEQPAVVAHAFVETASSVAPPSTSLTEPHEEVVSDPVMVRQSAVVQREVRETAPAQADLGWLAESLWTRIEELKRYPRQARARRWEGKVVLEAVIRHDGTILECLIAESSGHGLLDQDAISVLRKASPLALKHPLGKEHITILVPIAYRLES; encoded by the coding sequence ATGTCGCAGATTGCACTGAGCGAGAATATCGCCCATGGACGAGGCACTCGTAGCGGCGGGTGGCTGATCTCATTGATGCTGCATGGCGGACTTGTGGCCCTCGCGATGCAGGCTGTGATGGAGGTGAAACCTCACCGGCAACCGGAGACCTTTCGATGGGATGTTGCCTTGCAACCAGCGCCCACGCCGAGTCCTGTCGCTGCTGAGCCGGTCCCGTCACCACAGCCAGTCTCGGAACCCCCACAGCCGAAGAAACCAGTGTCTCGCCCGGTGTCGCAACCTTCCCCAGCGCCGGCTCCCCAGGTCGTGGAGCGGACGGCAGTGGTTCAAACGGTTCAGGCGACGCAAGTTGCGCCACGTGTGGTGGAACGATCCACACCCCAGGAACGGCAGGCAGTCGTGACGGAGGTGCAGCCTGTCGCGTCTCAACCGGTTCACGAGGCAGTAGCAGTCGTGTCCCAGGCCCAAGAGGTCGTGCAGCAAGACAGTCATGACATGGTTCAGCCCGTCGAAACCCAGATGGTGACGGCCCAATCGTCTGACGCGGTGCAGCAGTCGGCGGTTCCTGTTGAAACGTCGGCGACTGCAGTAGAACAGCCCGCCGTCGTCGCACACGCGTTCGTTGAGACGGCATCGTCTGTCGCGCCGCCGTCGACTTCTCTTACTGAGCCGCATGAGGAGGTCGTGTCGGATCCAGTGATGGTGCGGCAGAGTGCAGTTGTCCAGCGTGAGGTGCGTGAGACCGCGCCGGCGCAGGCTGATCTCGGTTGGCTCGCGGAGTCGCTGTGGACACGGATTGAAGAATTGAAACGATATCCCAGGCAGGCGCGGGCGCGTCGATGGGAAGGCAAGGTGGTGCTGGAAGCGGTGATCCGCCATGACGGAACGATTCTCGAATGTTTGATTGCCGAGAGCTCCGGCCACGGGTTGCTGGATCAGGATGCCATTTCGGTGTTGCGGAAGGCGTCCCCGCTGGCCCTGAAACATCCGCTGGGGAAAGAGCACATTACGATTCTCGTGCCGATTGCGTATCGGCTTGAAAGTTAA
- a CDS encoding multidrug efflux RND transporter permease subunit, with protein sequence MNISAPFVRRPVGTTLLTIGATLIGIVAFPFLPVASLPQVEFPTINVSASLPGASPETMASSVAAPLERQFTRIAGVTEMTSTSTIGGTNVTLQFELNRDIDGAARDVQAAINAARADLPSNLPTTPRYSKVNPADGPILILAITSELVTRGQMYDAASSILQQKLSQVEGVGQVAVGGGSLPAIRVDLNPTALNKYGIGLGEVRQVLNSTNVNRPKGQLTADDHTWEIRTNDQLHKADEYLPLIVAYRNGRAVQLSDVAAVESSVEDLRTMGVANGTPAVLVIIYRQAGANIIETVDRLRARLPQLEASLPGSMSLSIVMDRTPVIRASLHDVERTLAISVALVILVVFAFLRDLRATLIPAVAVPVSLVSTFGVMYVLGYSLDNLSLMALTIATGFVVDDAIVVLENITRYREQGVPAMEAALRGAKDIAFTVVSMTLSLVAVFIPIFLMGGMLGRLFREFAVTLSVAILVSLLVSLTTIPMLCARVLKSDSVRAHGWWYRVSERGFGVMLRGYARSLTWVLRHPRLMLVVTLGTMALTVYLYILVPKGFFPQQDTGRLFGNIQAAQDISFQAMRQKLTEVVEIIKSDPAVSSITGFTGGGGHAGTTNTGRMFIALKPLEERGLSSDEVIGRLRPKLAKVPGAPTYLQAIQDLRIGGRASSAQYQYTLQSMDLAELNTWAPKVDAKLRTLPEIMDVNSDQQDRGQQSLVVFDRTTASRLGLSPQLIDDTLYDAFGQRQVSIMYTPLNQYHVVMEVAPQYWQSPSALHEIYVRSPSGAQVPLSAVTRYEPANTILSVNHQGQFPAVTLSFNMAPGVSLGEAVVAVDLAMRDIGLPASVRGTFQGTAKAFQSSVENQPWLILAALVTVYIVLGILYESYIHPLTILSTLPSAGVGALLALLLFKAELSMIALIGIMLLIGIVKKNAIMMIDFALQSERMGEGKIPQAAIYEACLLRFRPIMMTTAAALLGALPLAVGMGVGSELRRPLGIAIVGGLLVSQVLTLYTTPVMYLLLDRLRLRWVRSRQTFPHPAA encoded by the coding sequence ATGAATATCTCGGCTCCGTTTGTGCGGCGTCCCGTGGGCACCACATTGCTCACGATCGGCGCGACATTGATCGGGATCGTGGCGTTCCCCTTTTTACCGGTGGCCTCGCTCCCGCAGGTCGAGTTCCCCACAATCAACGTGTCGGCATCATTGCCGGGAGCCAGCCCGGAGACGATGGCCTCGTCCGTGGCCGCTCCGTTGGAGCGCCAGTTCACGCGTATCGCCGGTGTCACGGAGATGACATCCACCAGCACGATCGGCGGAACGAACGTCACCCTGCAGTTTGAGCTCAACCGGGATATCGATGGCGCTGCGCGGGATGTGCAGGCGGCGATCAACGCCGCCCGGGCCGATCTTCCGTCGAATCTGCCGACTACGCCCAGGTACAGCAAGGTCAATCCTGCCGATGGCCCTATTCTCATTTTGGCCATCACGTCTGAGTTGGTCACACGTGGGCAGATGTACGATGCGGCATCGAGCATCCTGCAGCAGAAATTGTCGCAGGTGGAAGGCGTCGGGCAGGTGGCCGTGGGTGGAGGATCGTTGCCGGCGATCCGCGTCGATCTCAATCCCACCGCGCTGAACAAGTATGGCATTGGGTTGGGAGAGGTGCGTCAGGTTCTGAACAGTACCAATGTGAATCGTCCGAAAGGCCAACTGACGGCCGACGATCACACCTGGGAAATCCGAACCAACGATCAACTGCACAAAGCGGATGAATACCTGCCGCTGATTGTGGCCTATCGAAACGGGCGTGCGGTGCAATTGTCCGATGTGGCGGCGGTGGAGTCGTCGGTCGAAGATTTGCGGACGATGGGCGTGGCGAACGGAACGCCGGCGGTGTTGGTCATCATTTATCGACAAGCCGGAGCGAATATTATTGAAACGGTGGATCGTCTCCGTGCGCGGCTGCCTCAACTGGAGGCGTCCCTCCCGGGGAGTATGTCCCTGTCCATCGTGATGGATCGTACGCCGGTCATTCGCGCGTCGTTGCATGATGTCGAACGAACCCTCGCCATTTCCGTGGCCCTTGTGATCTTGGTGGTGTTTGCGTTTCTCCGCGACCTGCGCGCCACATTGATTCCGGCCGTGGCCGTTCCCGTGTCGCTGGTGTCAACCTTTGGCGTCATGTACGTGCTCGGCTATAGTCTCGACAATCTCTCGCTCATGGCGCTGACGATCGCGACGGGATTCGTGGTCGACGACGCGATCGTGGTGTTGGAAAACATCACACGGTATCGTGAGCAAGGCGTGCCGGCTATGGAGGCCGCCCTGCGTGGCGCCAAGGATATCGCGTTCACAGTCGTCTCGATGACGCTCTCGCTGGTCGCGGTGTTCATCCCGATTTTTCTGATGGGCGGGATGCTCGGCCGGTTGTTTCGAGAATTCGCTGTCACGCTGTCGGTGGCGATTCTGGTCTCGCTCCTCGTCTCGCTGACGACCATTCCCATGCTCTGCGCCCGTGTGTTGAAGTCAGATTCAGTCCGTGCTCACGGGTGGTGGTATCGCGTGAGCGAACGGGGGTTCGGTGTGATGCTGCGTGGGTATGCCCGCAGCCTGACCTGGGTTCTGCGGCACCCGCGCCTCATGCTGGTGGTAACGCTCGGGACCATGGCGCTCACCGTGTATCTATACATCCTCGTGCCCAAAGGATTTTTCCCTCAACAGGATACCGGGCGCTTGTTCGGAAACATTCAGGCGGCGCAGGACATCTCGTTTCAAGCGATGCGGCAGAAATTGACTGAAGTGGTGGAGATCATCAAGAGCGATCCCGCCGTCTCCAGCATTACCGGCTTCACGGGCGGCGGGGGGCATGCCGGTACGACGAACACGGGACGGATGTTTATTGCCCTCAAGCCGCTGGAGGAACGCGGGCTCAGTTCCGATGAGGTGATCGGCCGGCTACGTCCCAAACTGGCGAAGGTGCCTGGCGCCCCCACGTACCTCCAGGCCATTCAGGATCTGCGTATCGGAGGCCGAGCCAGCAGCGCGCAATATCAGTACACGCTGCAGAGTATGGATCTCGCCGAACTGAACACCTGGGCGCCGAAAGTTGACGCCAAACTGCGGACGCTCCCGGAAATTATGGATGTAAACAGCGATCAACAGGATCGGGGGCAGCAATCCCTGGTCGTATTCGATCGGACCACCGCGTCTCGCCTCGGATTGAGCCCCCAATTGATCGACGATACCTTATACGACGCGTTCGGCCAGCGGCAGGTGTCGATCATGTATACCCCGCTCAATCAGTACCACGTCGTGATGGAAGTCGCGCCGCAATATTGGCAAAGTCCTTCCGCGCTGCATGAAATTTATGTTCGATCTCCGAGCGGGGCTCAAGTGCCGTTGAGCGCCGTGACACGGTACGAGCCGGCCAATACCATTCTATCCGTCAATCATCAGGGGCAGTTTCCCGCGGTGACGCTCTCGTTCAATATGGCGCCAGGCGTGTCGTTGGGCGAGGCCGTCGTCGCCGTTGATCTGGCGATGCGCGATATCGGCTTGCCGGCGAGTGTGCGGGGGACGTTTCAGGGCACGGCCAAGGCCTTTCAGTCGTCTGTGGAAAATCAGCCCTGGTTGATTCTGGCCGCCTTGGTCACGGTGTATATCGTGCTGGGGATTCTCTATGAAAGTTACATTCATCCGCTGACGATTCTCTCCACCTTGCCGTCCGCCGGCGTGGGGGCCTTGTTGGCATTGCTGCTGTTCAAGGCGGAGCTGAGCATGATCGCCTTGATCGGGATCATGCTCCTGATCGGCATCGTGAAAAAAAACGCCATCATGATGATCGATTTTGCCTTGCAGAGTGAACGAATGGGAGAAGGGAAAATTCCACAAGCCGCAATTTACGAAGCCTGTTTGCTGCGGTTCCGTCCGATCATGATGACCACGGCAGCAGCCCTGCTTGGCGCATTACCCTTGGCGGTGGGCATGGGCGTCGGGTCGGAACTCCGGCGCCCACTCGGTATTGCCATCGTGGGGGGGCTGCTGGTGAGTCAGGTCCTCACTCTCTACACCACTCCGGTCATGTACTTGCTTCTCGACCGTCTACGACTTCGATGGGTTCGGAGTCGCCAAACCTTTCCGCATCCTGCCGCATAG